The DNA window GACGCTCACCGGCGCTGGCCAGTAAATCGCGCATGTTTAAGATCACAAATTTTATCATGCTCACCTTCATGCAGAACCGGGCTACCAGCCTTTGCACCGACATTTCACATCTTTGCGGCTTATCACATGGCAAAACAATCTAGTGCAATCGACGACAACATCGCTGAACAACCAGGCGCGGCCACCGAAGTAGACAAGGACGCGCCCCTTAAAGAAGATATCCGCCTGCTCGGCCGCCTGCTCGGCGACGTGCTGCGCGACCAGGAAGGCGAGGAAGTGTTCGCCGTGGTCGAAACCATCCGTCAAACGGCCGTGCGCTTCCGCCGCGAGGCCGACGCCGGCGCCGCCAAGGAACTGGACGGCATGCTCAAGATCCTCACCCGCGAACAGACCATTTCGGTGGTACGGGCATTCTCGTACTTCTCGCACCTGGCCAACATCGCCGAGGACCAGCACCACATCCGCCGCCGCCGCGCCCACCTGCTGGCCGGCTCGAACGCCCAGAAAGGCAGCGTCAGCTTCGCGCTGTGCAAGCTCAAGGAAGCCGGCGTCAGCGAGCAGACCGTCGGCGAGTTCTTCGACCAGGCCCTGATCGCCCCGGTGCTGACGGCCCACCCGACCGAAGTGCAGCGCAAATCCATCCTCGACGCCGAGCACGACATCGCCCGCCTGCTGGCCGAGCGCGACCTGCCGCTGACGCCGAAGGAAAAAGCCGCCAATATGCACCTGCTGCGCGCGCGCATCGCCACCCTGTGGCAGACCCGCATGCTGCGCTACACCAAGCTGACTGTGGCCGACGAGATCGAAAACGCGCTATCCTACTACCGCACCACCTTCCTGCGCGAATTGCCGGGGTTGTACGACGACATCGAGAGCGACATCGCCCACCACTACGGCAGCGTGCCCGCCGATGACCAGGAACCGCAGGTCAAGCCGATCAACGCGCCTTATGTGCAGATGGGCAGCTGGATCGGCGGCGACCGCGACGGCAATCCCAACGTCAACGGCGGCACCATGCAGCACGCGCTGGTGCGCCAGGCCACCACCATCCTCGACTTCTACCTGGAAGAGGCGCACACGCTGGGCGCCGAGCTGTCGATCTCGACCCTGATGATCGGCTGCACCCCCGCCCTGCAGGCGCTGGCCGACCAGTCGCCGGACACCTCCGACCATCGCGCCGACGAGCCGTACCGCCGCGCCCTGATCGGCATCTACGCGCGCCTGGCCAGCACCGCCCGCGCCCTGGGCGCGACCAACATCCTGCGCAAGGAAGTGGGCCACGCCGAGCCGTACGCCAGCGCCGCCGAATTCTCGGCCGACCTGCAAACCCTGGTCGAGTCGCTCACCGCCAACCACGGCGAAGTGCTGGTGCGTCCGCGCCTGTCGACGTTGAAGCGCGCGGCCGACATCTTCGGCTTCCACCTGGCGTCGCTGGACATGCGCCAGTCGTCCGACATCCACGAGCGCGTGCTGGCCGAGTTGTTCGCCAAGGCCGGCGGCGAGCCCGCCTACGCGGCGCTCGACGAAGACGCCAAGGTCGCCCTGCTGCTCAGCGAGCTGTCGCAACCGCGCCTGCTGTACTCGCCGTACATCGACTACTCCGACGAGACCGATTCGGAGCTGGGCGTGCTGCGCGCGGCGCGCCAGATCCGCGACCGCTACGGCGCCCGCGCGATCCGCAACTACATCATCTCGCACACGGAGACCGTCTCCGACCTGCTGGAAGTGATGCTGCTGCAAAAGGAGATGGGCCTGCTGCGCATCGCCGCAGGGGAAGGTGACGGTCGCACCGAGGCCGAACTGGACCTGATGGTCATCCCGCTGTTCGAAACCATCCCCGACCTGCAACGCGCCGCCGGCATCATGGAAGCGGTGATGTCGCTGCCGCTGGTCAAGGGCCTGATCGCCAAGCAGGGCCAGATCCAGGAAGTCATGCTCGGTTACTCGGACTCCAACAAGGACGGCGGTTTCCTGACCTCGACCTGGGAACTGTACAAGGCCGAAACCCACCTGGTGACGGTGTTCGAAAAAGCCGGCGTCAAGCTGCGCCTGTTCCACGGCCGGGGCGGCACGGTCGGCCGTGGCGGCGGTCCGAGCTACGAGGCCATCCTGGCCCAGCCGCACGGCACCGTCAACGGCCAGATCCGCCTGACCGAACAGGGCGAGATCATCGCCTCCAAGTTCTCCAACAAGGACATCGGCCGCCGCAACCTGGAGCTGCTGGTCGCCGCGACCCTGGAAGCGAGCCTGATGCCGCAGTCGGAAGACAGCGCGCACCTGGCCCAGTTGCGCGAGTTCGAAACCGTGATGGCGGAGATCTCCGACCGCGCCTACAAGGCCTACCGCAACCTGGTCTATGAAACCCCGGGCTTCACCGACTACTTCTTCAGCGCCACGCCGATCGCCGAGATCGCCGAACTGAACCTCGGTTCGCGTCCGGCCTCGCGCAAGTCGACCAAGCGCATCGAAGACTTGCGGGCGATCCCGTGGGGCTTCTCGTGGGGCCAGTGCCGCCTGCTGCTGCCAGGCTGGTACGGCTTCGGCAGCGCCATCGGCGCCTGGGTGGCCGACGGCGACAAGCCGCAACGCCTGGCCCAGCTGCAATCGATGTTCAAGGAATGGCCGTTCTTCGCCACCCTGCTGTCGAACATGGACATGGTGCTGGCCAAGACCGACCTGGCGATCGCCTCGCGCTACGCCGACCTGGTGCAGGACAAGGAACTGCGCGACCGCATCTTCAAGCGCATCACCGAAGAGCACGCCAACACCCTGGCGATCCTGCAGGACATCACCGGCGCGTCCGAGCGTCTGACGGGCAACCCGCTGCTGGCGCGCTCGATCCAGAACCGCATCGCCTACCTCGATCCGCTGAACCACTTGCAGGTCGAGCTGATCAAGCGCCACCGCGCGCTGACGGTCGACCCGGCCAAGGCGACGGACGAGCGGGTCCACCGCGGCATCCACCTGTCGATCAACGGCGTGGCGGCCGGCCTGCGCAACACCGGCTAAGCCGCTTCACCGTCGATTGAAAGACCCGCGCCCCGACTGATCATCGGGGCGTTTTTTCGCCATCTTCATTTCTGGTTTGATTGAAATCCGTTATGCTTCTTGTCATGGACATCATCACAAGTTGGACACTTCCGCGCGCCCGCTTGCTGATGGTGGGAGCGCTGTGCGCGCTGATCGCGTTGCTTGCGCCGGCCCCGCCCGCGCGGGCGGCCCAGCACGCGCGCCTGCTGGGCGACTACGCGCACCGCGCCTGGACCGCCGCCCAGGGCGCGCCGGCGCAAATCCAGGCCATCACGCAAACGCCGGACGGCTGGCTGTGGCTGTCGACGCCCACCGGCCTGTACCGTTTCGACGGCGTCAATTTCGAGCGCCGCGACCAGGTCGGCGGCCAGCCGCTGCTGTCGACCATCGTGCTGCCGCTGCACACCGCGCCCGACGGCGGCCTGTGGGTCGGCTACCGCTTCGGCGGCGCCAGCGTGTTCAAGGACGGCAAGGCCGCGCACTACGGCGCCGACAATGGCTTCCCGCCGGGCGCCGCCCACAGCTTCACCACCGCGCCGGACGGCGTGCTGTGGGCCACCACCGCGCGCGGCCTGGCCTGGCTCGACCGCGCCCGCGACCGCTGGGTGCGGATCGGCCCGGACAGCGGCTTCGATCCGCCCCAGGCCATCTGGCAGGTGCTGTTCGACCGCGCCGGCACGCAATGGGTGTCGACCTCCAGCAGCGTCTACTACCGCCGCGCCGGCGAGGCGCGCTACCGGGTCGCCAGTCCCGGCAACATAGAGCTGGCCTCGCTGGCCGCCGCGCCAGACGGCACCGTGTGGGTATCGAACGGCGGCGACGCCAACTACCGCTTGTCGCAAACGCCGCCGGTGGCCGGCGCCAGGCCGCCCAAGCCGGAACTGCCGGGCAGCGGCATGTGGTTCGACCGCGCCGGTACGATGTGGCTGGCGAGCGAAACGCATGTCGAACGCGTGCTGCCGGACGGGTTTCCCGATCCGCGCCAGCGCCTCACGCGCGACCAGGGTTTGAGCGGCCTGAGTCCGCAGACCTTCTTTGAAGACCGCGACGGCAATATCTGGTTCGGCACGGCGACCGGCCTCGATCGCTTCCGGCGTCACCGCGCCGTGCCGCTGCCGAGCGGCCAGACCATCGTCACGCCGGGACTGGCGGCCGACGCCGACGGCAAGGTCTGGCTCAGCAACTTCAACACCAACGCCTGGCTGATGGACGCCGAAGGCCGCCGGCACGCCACCCTCGACAGCGGCTTCTGGAGTTCGACGGGTGGCGGCGCGGAGCGCGCCCTCGGCAGCTTCAAAGGCATCTGGCAGGCGGGCAAGCTGATCCCCTCCCCGCCGGGGCCGCTGCGCGAAAGCTCGACCATCTACGCGATGGCGCGCAGCCGCAACGGCGACTGGTGGGCCAGCTATCTGAATTACGATCTGTTCCGCTACCGCGACGGCAAGTGGGAGCAGCCCTACCCGTCGCTGCCGAAGCTGCGCGTGATGTCGCTGCTGTCGGACAGCCGCGACCGGCTGTGGATAGGCTACCAGGGCAACCGCATGGCCGTTGTCGACGATGGCAAGGTGGGCACGCTGGGCGCCGAGCACGGCCTGCGCATCGGCAATGTGCTGTGCA is part of the Oxalobacteraceae bacterium OTU3CAMAD1 genome and encodes:
- a CDS encoding ATP-binding protein, with protein sequence MDIITSWTLPRARLLMVGALCALIALLAPAPPARAAQHARLLGDYAHRAWTAAQGAPAQIQAITQTPDGWLWLSTPTGLYRFDGVNFERRDQVGGQPLLSTIVLPLHTAPDGGLWVGYRFGGASVFKDGKAAHYGADNGFPPGAAHSFTTAPDGVLWATTARGLAWLDRARDRWVRIGPDSGFDPPQAIWQVLFDRAGTQWVSTSSSVYYRRAGEARYRVASPGNIELASLAAAPDGTVWVSNGGDANYRLSQTPPVAGARPPKPELPGSGMWFDRAGTMWLASETHVERVLPDGFPDPRQRLTRDQGLSGLSPQTFFEDRDGNIWFGTATGLDRFRRHRAVPLPSGQTIVTPGLAADADGKVWLSNFNTNAWLMDAEGRRHATLDSGFWSSTGGGAERALGSFKGIWQAGKLIPSPPGPLRESSTIYAMARSRNGDWWASYLNYDLFRYRDGKWEQPYPSLPKLRVMSLLSDSRDRLWIGYQGNRMAVVDDGKVGTLGAEHGLRIGNVLCIYERNGNLWVAGESGVARYDGKRFVPLLTADGHELRGISGIVATDGGELWLHGHDGAFRIPADQLKAFVRDGARVAYELLGSEEGLTGTVQPSGPFPSMVQAGDGKLWLSTTSGAMLITPGAIRRDPLPPPVEIISVSSNGKRYVAAKPLRLPQGANNLHITFTALGLSVPERGAFRYKLDGVDQDWQSAEGRREAFYTNLQPGGYRFQVIAANRDGVWNTEGAALDIELAPTFVQSVWFKLLCGVLLILLVALAWRWRLAQVARLIEARQLERLSERERIARALHDTFLQQAQGTILMMQAAMEQIPPALPARAAMERGIGYIERALVEGRDEVMGLRSAATGNETLAEALECFGNGLAEVLPARYRVEVRGTPWQLEAALRDDLFAIGREAIGNAFRHAEAGEIVVELDFGADALVLQVSDNGKGIPADILEEGKRRGHYGLVGMRERAERIGATLEITNGNERGAVVKLTTVTRRAD
- the ppc gene encoding phosphoenolpyruvate carboxylase; the protein is MAKQSSAIDDNIAEQPGAATEVDKDAPLKEDIRLLGRLLGDVLRDQEGEEVFAVVETIRQTAVRFRREADAGAAKELDGMLKILTREQTISVVRAFSYFSHLANIAEDQHHIRRRRAHLLAGSNAQKGSVSFALCKLKEAGVSEQTVGEFFDQALIAPVLTAHPTEVQRKSILDAEHDIARLLAERDLPLTPKEKAANMHLLRARIATLWQTRMLRYTKLTVADEIENALSYYRTTFLRELPGLYDDIESDIAHHYGSVPADDQEPQVKPINAPYVQMGSWIGGDRDGNPNVNGGTMQHALVRQATTILDFYLEEAHTLGAELSISTLMIGCTPALQALADQSPDTSDHRADEPYRRALIGIYARLASTARALGATNILRKEVGHAEPYASAAEFSADLQTLVESLTANHGEVLVRPRLSTLKRAADIFGFHLASLDMRQSSDIHERVLAELFAKAGGEPAYAALDEDAKVALLLSELSQPRLLYSPYIDYSDETDSELGVLRAARQIRDRYGARAIRNYIISHTETVSDLLEVMLLQKEMGLLRIAAGEGDGRTEAELDLMVIPLFETIPDLQRAAGIMEAVMSLPLVKGLIAKQGQIQEVMLGYSDSNKDGGFLTSTWELYKAETHLVTVFEKAGVKLRLFHGRGGTVGRGGGPSYEAILAQPHGTVNGQIRLTEQGEIIASKFSNKDIGRRNLELLVAATLEASLMPQSEDSAHLAQLREFETVMAEISDRAYKAYRNLVYETPGFTDYFFSATPIAEIAELNLGSRPASRKSTKRIEDLRAIPWGFSWGQCRLLLPGWYGFGSAIGAWVADGDKPQRLAQLQSMFKEWPFFATLLSNMDMVLAKTDLAIASRYADLVQDKELRDRIFKRITEEHANTLAILQDITGASERLTGNPLLARSIQNRIAYLDPLNHLQVELIKRHRALTVDPAKATDERVHRGIHLSINGVAAGLRNTG